Proteins encoded by one window of Arachis ipaensis cultivar K30076 chromosome B04, Araip1.1, whole genome shotgun sequence:
- the LOC107639413 gene encoding uncharacterized protein LOC107639413 isoform X1 produces the protein MTNLISCRRSSSTSLIHLFTATDCSSSPAGVAAANNVIVAAFNKLCDLVAPSLSLPIENACSLSRTSKSDLPKCSTASSVRDSSRNGKKLLTMEKKGSRRWMSGGSNRSLFPMLWLVPHQMIFLSGVSLFYNVNSLQSFFFLFVWALILKTQIMCWRELKESLLQVDITMERSNFFQIIHSNYLESGDASCCCTIILLVFISVMWFIVILPKHMLLVIYSMITHNGRFITEKNIYYSLCDFCPERWNPMCWVSRETFKKMS, from the exons ATGACAAACCTAATTTCTTGTCGCCGTTCATCTTCCACCTCTCTCATACATCTCTTTACTGCCACCGATTGCAGCTCATCTCCCGCCGGCGTCGCCGCTGCAAACAATGTCATTGTTGCTGCCTTCAACAAGCTCTGCGATCTGGTTGCGCCTTCTCTGTCACTTCCAATAG AGAATGCTTGCTCACTGAGTCGCACCAGTAAATCAGATCTACCAAAATGTTCGACGGCATCTTCGGTCAGAGATTCATCGCGAAATG GGAAAAAACTACTCACAATGGAGAAGAAAGGGTCTCGCAGATGGATGAGCGGCGGTAGCAACAG GAGCCTGTTTCCCATGTTGTGGCTTGTCCCTCACCAAATGATATTCTTGAGTGGCGTAAGCTTATTTTATAATGTTAACTCTTTGcaatctttttttttcctttttgtctGGGCATTGATTTTGAAAACTCAGATTATGTGTTGGAGGGAATTGAAGGAAAGCCTTTTGCAG GTGGATATTACCATGGAAAGATCAAATTTCTTCCAGATTATCCATTCAAACTACCTGGAATCAGGTGATGCTTCTTGCTGCTGTACTAttattttattagtgttcatttcAGTTATGTGGTTTATTGTTATATTACCTAAGCATATGCTTTTGGTCATATATAGCATGATTACACATAATGGACGGTTCATAACAGAAAAAAATATCTACTATTCTCTATGTGACT TTTGTCCTGAAAGATGGAATCCTATGTGTTGGGTATCACG TGAAACATTCAAAAAAATGTCCTAG
- the LOC107639413 gene encoding uncharacterized protein LOC107639413 isoform X8, which yields MEKKGSRRWMSGGSNRSLFPMLWLVPHQMIFLSGVSLFYNVNSLQSFFFLFVWALILKTQIMCWRELKESLLQVDITMERSNFFQIIHSNYLESGDASCCCTIILLVFISVMWFIVILPKHMLLVIYSMITHNGRFITEKNIYYSLCDFCPERWNPMCWVSRETFKKMS from the exons ATGGAGAAGAAAGGGTCTCGCAGATGGATGAGCGGCGGTAGCAACAG GAGCCTGTTTCCCATGTTGTGGCTTGTCCCTCACCAAATGATATTCTTGAGTGGCGTAAGCTTATTTTATAATGTTAACTCTTTGcaatctttttttttcctttttgtctGGGCATTGATTTTGAAAACTCAGATTATGTGTTGGAGGGAATTGAAGGAAAGCCTTTTGCAG GTGGATATTACCATGGAAAGATCAAATTTCTTCCAGATTATCCATTCAAACTACCTGGAATCAGGTGATGCTTCTTGCTGCTGTACTAttattttattagtgttcatttcAGTTATGTGGTTTATTGTTATATTACCTAAGCATATGCTTTTGGTCATATATAGCATGATTACACATAATGGACGGTTCATAACAGAAAAAAATATCTACTATTCTCTATGTGACT TTTGTCCTGAAAGATGGAATCCTATGTGTTGGGTATCACG TGAAACATTCAAAAAAATGTCCTAG
- the LOC107639413 gene encoding uncharacterized protein LOC107639413 isoform X11 produces MTNLISCRRSSSTSLIHLFTATDCSSSPAGVAAANNVIVAAFNKLCDLVAPSLSLPIENACSLSRTSKSDLPKCSTASSVRDSSRNGKKLLTMEKKGSRRWMSGGSNRSLFPMLWLVPHQMIFLSGVDITMERSNFFQIIHSNYLESA; encoded by the exons ATGACAAACCTAATTTCTTGTCGCCGTTCATCTTCCACCTCTCTCATACATCTCTTTACTGCCACCGATTGCAGCTCATCTCCCGCCGGCGTCGCCGCTGCAAACAATGTCATTGTTGCTGCCTTCAACAAGCTCTGCGATCTGGTTGCGCCTTCTCTGTCACTTCCAATAG AGAATGCTTGCTCACTGAGTCGCACCAGTAAATCAGATCTACCAAAATGTTCGACGGCATCTTCGGTCAGAGATTCATCGCGAAATG GGAAAAAACTACTCACAATGGAGAAGAAAGGGTCTCGCAGATGGATGAGCGGCGGTAGCAACAG GAGCCTGTTTCCCATGTTGTGGCTTGTCCCTCACCAAATGATATTCTTGAGTGGC GTGGATATTACCATGGAAAGATCAAATTTCTTCCAGATTATCCATTCAAACTACCTGGAATCAG CATGA
- the LOC107639413 gene encoding uncharacterized protein LOC107639413 isoform X5, with the protein MTNLISCRRSSSTSLIHLFTATDCSSSPAGVAAANNVIVAAFNKLCDLVAPSLSLPIENACSLSRTSKSDLPKCSTASSVRDSSRNGKKLLTMEKKGSRRWMSGGSNRSLFPMLWLVPHQMIFLSGVSLFYNVNSLQSFFFLFVWALILKTQIMCWRELKESLLQVDITMERSNFFQIIHSNYLESVCPERWNPMCWVSRETFKKMS; encoded by the exons ATGACAAACCTAATTTCTTGTCGCCGTTCATCTTCCACCTCTCTCATACATCTCTTTACTGCCACCGATTGCAGCTCATCTCCCGCCGGCGTCGCCGCTGCAAACAATGTCATTGTTGCTGCCTTCAACAAGCTCTGCGATCTGGTTGCGCCTTCTCTGTCACTTCCAATAG AGAATGCTTGCTCACTGAGTCGCACCAGTAAATCAGATCTACCAAAATGTTCGACGGCATCTTCGGTCAGAGATTCATCGCGAAATG GGAAAAAACTACTCACAATGGAGAAGAAAGGGTCTCGCAGATGGATGAGCGGCGGTAGCAACAG GAGCCTGTTTCCCATGTTGTGGCTTGTCCCTCACCAAATGATATTCTTGAGTGGCGTAAGCTTATTTTATAATGTTAACTCTTTGcaatctttttttttcctttttgtctGGGCATTGATTTTGAAAACTCAGATTATGTGTTGGAGGGAATTGAAGGAAAGCCTTTTGCAG GTGGATATTACCATGGAAAGATCAAATTTCTTCCAGATTATCCATTCAAACTACCTGGAATCAG TTTGTCCTGAAAGATGGAATCCTATGTGTTGGGTATCACG TGAAACATTCAAAAAAATGTCCTAG
- the LOC107639413 gene encoding uncharacterized protein LOC107639413 isoform X2 translates to MTNLISCRRSSSTSLIHLFTATDCSSSPAGVAAANNVIVAAFNKLCDLVAPSLSLPIENACSLSRTSKSDLPKCSTASSVRDSSRNGKKLLTMEKKGSRRWMSGGSNRSLFPMLWLVPHQMIFLSGIMCWRELKESLLQVDITMERSNFFQIIHSNYLESGDASCCCTIILLVFISVMWFIVILPKHMLLVIYSMITHNGRFITEKNIYYSLCDFCPERWNPMCWVSRETFKKMS, encoded by the exons ATGACAAACCTAATTTCTTGTCGCCGTTCATCTTCCACCTCTCTCATACATCTCTTTACTGCCACCGATTGCAGCTCATCTCCCGCCGGCGTCGCCGCTGCAAACAATGTCATTGTTGCTGCCTTCAACAAGCTCTGCGATCTGGTTGCGCCTTCTCTGTCACTTCCAATAG AGAATGCTTGCTCACTGAGTCGCACCAGTAAATCAGATCTACCAAAATGTTCGACGGCATCTTCGGTCAGAGATTCATCGCGAAATG GGAAAAAACTACTCACAATGGAGAAGAAAGGGTCTCGCAGATGGATGAGCGGCGGTAGCAACAG GAGCCTGTTTCCCATGTTGTGGCTTGTCCCTCACCAAATGATATTCTTGAGTGGC ATTATGTGTTGGAGGGAATTGAAGGAAAGCCTTTTGCAG GTGGATATTACCATGGAAAGATCAAATTTCTTCCAGATTATCCATTCAAACTACCTGGAATCAGGTGATGCTTCTTGCTGCTGTACTAttattttattagtgttcatttcAGTTATGTGGTTTATTGTTATATTACCTAAGCATATGCTTTTGGTCATATATAGCATGATTACACATAATGGACGGTTCATAACAGAAAAAAATATCTACTATTCTCTATGTGACT TTTGTCCTGAAAGATGGAATCCTATGTGTTGGGTATCACG TGAAACATTCAAAAAAATGTCCTAG
- the LOC107639413 gene encoding uncharacterized protein LOC107639413 isoform X4: MTNLISCRRSSSTSLIHLFTATDCSSSPAGVAAANNVIVAAFNKLCDLVAPSLSLPIENACSLSRTSKSDLPKCSTASSVRDSSRNGKKLLTMEKKGSRRWMSGGSNRSLFPMLWLVPHQMIFLSGVDITMERSNFFQIIHSNYLESGDASCCCTIILLVFISVMWFIVILPKHMLLVIYSMITHNGRFITEKNIYYSLCDFCPERWNPMCWVSRETFKKMS, encoded by the exons ATGACAAACCTAATTTCTTGTCGCCGTTCATCTTCCACCTCTCTCATACATCTCTTTACTGCCACCGATTGCAGCTCATCTCCCGCCGGCGTCGCCGCTGCAAACAATGTCATTGTTGCTGCCTTCAACAAGCTCTGCGATCTGGTTGCGCCTTCTCTGTCACTTCCAATAG AGAATGCTTGCTCACTGAGTCGCACCAGTAAATCAGATCTACCAAAATGTTCGACGGCATCTTCGGTCAGAGATTCATCGCGAAATG GGAAAAAACTACTCACAATGGAGAAGAAAGGGTCTCGCAGATGGATGAGCGGCGGTAGCAACAG GAGCCTGTTTCCCATGTTGTGGCTTGTCCCTCACCAAATGATATTCTTGAGTGGC GTGGATATTACCATGGAAAGATCAAATTTCTTCCAGATTATCCATTCAAACTACCTGGAATCAGGTGATGCTTCTTGCTGCTGTACTAttattttattagtgttcatttcAGTTATGTGGTTTATTGTTATATTACCTAAGCATATGCTTTTGGTCATATATAGCATGATTACACATAATGGACGGTTCATAACAGAAAAAAATATCTACTATTCTCTATGTGACT TTTGTCCTGAAAGATGGAATCCTATGTGTTGGGTATCACG TGAAACATTCAAAAAAATGTCCTAG
- the LOC107639413 gene encoding uncharacterized protein LOC107639413 isoform X7: MTNLISCRRSSSTSLIHLFTATDCSSSPAGVAAANNVIVAAFNKLCDLVAPSLSLPIENACSLSRTSKSDLPKCSTASSVRDSSRNGKKLLTMEKKGSRRWMSGGSNRSLFPMLWLVPHQMIFLSGIMCWRELKESLLQVDITMERSNFFQIIHSNYLESVCPERWNPMCWVSRETFKKMS, encoded by the exons ATGACAAACCTAATTTCTTGTCGCCGTTCATCTTCCACCTCTCTCATACATCTCTTTACTGCCACCGATTGCAGCTCATCTCCCGCCGGCGTCGCCGCTGCAAACAATGTCATTGTTGCTGCCTTCAACAAGCTCTGCGATCTGGTTGCGCCTTCTCTGTCACTTCCAATAG AGAATGCTTGCTCACTGAGTCGCACCAGTAAATCAGATCTACCAAAATGTTCGACGGCATCTTCGGTCAGAGATTCATCGCGAAATG GGAAAAAACTACTCACAATGGAGAAGAAAGGGTCTCGCAGATGGATGAGCGGCGGTAGCAACAG GAGCCTGTTTCCCATGTTGTGGCTTGTCCCTCACCAAATGATATTCTTGAGTGGC ATTATGTGTTGGAGGGAATTGAAGGAAAGCCTTTTGCAG GTGGATATTACCATGGAAAGATCAAATTTCTTCCAGATTATCCATTCAAACTACCTGGAATCAG TTTGTCCTGAAAGATGGAATCCTATGTGTTGGGTATCACG TGAAACATTCAAAAAAATGTCCTAG
- the LOC107639413 gene encoding uncharacterized protein LOC107639413 isoform X10: protein MTNLISCRRSSSTSLIHLFTATDCSSSPAGVAAANNVIVAAFNKLCDLVAPSLSLPIENACSLSRTSKSDLPKCSTASSVRDSSRNGKKLLTMEKKGSRRWMSGGSNRSLFPMLWLVPHQMIFLSGIMCWRELKESLLQVDITMERSNFFQIIHSNYLESA from the exons ATGACAAACCTAATTTCTTGTCGCCGTTCATCTTCCACCTCTCTCATACATCTCTTTACTGCCACCGATTGCAGCTCATCTCCCGCCGGCGTCGCCGCTGCAAACAATGTCATTGTTGCTGCCTTCAACAAGCTCTGCGATCTGGTTGCGCCTTCTCTGTCACTTCCAATAG AGAATGCTTGCTCACTGAGTCGCACCAGTAAATCAGATCTACCAAAATGTTCGACGGCATCTTCGGTCAGAGATTCATCGCGAAATG GGAAAAAACTACTCACAATGGAGAAGAAAGGGTCTCGCAGATGGATGAGCGGCGGTAGCAACAG GAGCCTGTTTCCCATGTTGTGGCTTGTCCCTCACCAAATGATATTCTTGAGTGGC ATTATGTGTTGGAGGGAATTGAAGGAAAGCCTTTTGCAG GTGGATATTACCATGGAAAGATCAAATTTCTTCCAGATTATCCATTCAAACTACCTGGAATCAG CATGA
- the LOC107639413 gene encoding uncharacterized protein LOC107639413 isoform X6 yields MTNLISCRRSSSTSLIHLFTATDCSSSPAGVAAANNVIVAAFNKLCDLVAPSLSLPIENACSLSRTSKSDLPKCSTASSVRDSSRNGKKLLTMEKKGSRRWMSGGSNRSLFPMLWLVPHQMIFLSGVSLFYNVNSLQSFFFLFVWALILKTQIMCWRELKESLLQVDITMERSNFFQIIHSNYLESA; encoded by the exons ATGACAAACCTAATTTCTTGTCGCCGTTCATCTTCCACCTCTCTCATACATCTCTTTACTGCCACCGATTGCAGCTCATCTCCCGCCGGCGTCGCCGCTGCAAACAATGTCATTGTTGCTGCCTTCAACAAGCTCTGCGATCTGGTTGCGCCTTCTCTGTCACTTCCAATAG AGAATGCTTGCTCACTGAGTCGCACCAGTAAATCAGATCTACCAAAATGTTCGACGGCATCTTCGGTCAGAGATTCATCGCGAAATG GGAAAAAACTACTCACAATGGAGAAGAAAGGGTCTCGCAGATGGATGAGCGGCGGTAGCAACAG GAGCCTGTTTCCCATGTTGTGGCTTGTCCCTCACCAAATGATATTCTTGAGTGGCGTAAGCTTATTTTATAATGTTAACTCTTTGcaatctttttttttcctttttgtctGGGCATTGATTTTGAAAACTCAGATTATGTGTTGGAGGGAATTGAAGGAAAGCCTTTTGCAG GTGGATATTACCATGGAAAGATCAAATTTCTTCCAGATTATCCATTCAAACTACCTGGAATCAG CATGA
- the LOC107639413 gene encoding uncharacterized protein LOC107639413 isoform X9 has translation MTNLISCRRSSSTSLIHLFTATDCSSSPAGVAAANNVIVAAFNKLCDLVAPSLSLPIENACSLSRTSKSDLPKCSTASSVRDSSRNGKKLLTMEKKGSRRWMSGGSNRSLFPMLWLVPHQMIFLSGVDITMERSNFFQIIHSNYLESVCPERWNPMCWVSRETFKKMS, from the exons ATGACAAACCTAATTTCTTGTCGCCGTTCATCTTCCACCTCTCTCATACATCTCTTTACTGCCACCGATTGCAGCTCATCTCCCGCCGGCGTCGCCGCTGCAAACAATGTCATTGTTGCTGCCTTCAACAAGCTCTGCGATCTGGTTGCGCCTTCTCTGTCACTTCCAATAG AGAATGCTTGCTCACTGAGTCGCACCAGTAAATCAGATCTACCAAAATGTTCGACGGCATCTTCGGTCAGAGATTCATCGCGAAATG GGAAAAAACTACTCACAATGGAGAAGAAAGGGTCTCGCAGATGGATGAGCGGCGGTAGCAACAG GAGCCTGTTTCCCATGTTGTGGCTTGTCCCTCACCAAATGATATTCTTGAGTGGC GTGGATATTACCATGGAAAGATCAAATTTCTTCCAGATTATCCATTCAAACTACCTGGAATCAG TTTGTCCTGAAAGATGGAATCCTATGTGTTGGGTATCACG TGAAACATTCAAAAAAATGTCCTAG
- the LOC107639413 gene encoding uncharacterized protein LOC107639413 isoform X3 codes for MTNLISCRRSSSTSLIHLFTATDCSSSPAGVAAANNVIVAAFNKLCDLVAPSLSLPIGKKLLTMEKKGSRRWMSGGSNRSLFPMLWLVPHQMIFLSGVSLFYNVNSLQSFFFLFVWALILKTQIMCWRELKESLLQVDITMERSNFFQIIHSNYLESGDASCCCTIILLVFISVMWFIVILPKHMLLVIYSMITHNGRFITEKNIYYSLCDFCPERWNPMCWVSRETFKKMS; via the exons ATGACAAACCTAATTTCTTGTCGCCGTTCATCTTCCACCTCTCTCATACATCTCTTTACTGCCACCGATTGCAGCTCATCTCCCGCCGGCGTCGCCGCTGCAAACAATGTCATTGTTGCTGCCTTCAACAAGCTCTGCGATCTGGTTGCGCCTTCTCTGTCACTTCCAATAG GGAAAAAACTACTCACAATGGAGAAGAAAGGGTCTCGCAGATGGATGAGCGGCGGTAGCAACAG GAGCCTGTTTCCCATGTTGTGGCTTGTCCCTCACCAAATGATATTCTTGAGTGGCGTAAGCTTATTTTATAATGTTAACTCTTTGcaatctttttttttcctttttgtctGGGCATTGATTTTGAAAACTCAGATTATGTGTTGGAGGGAATTGAAGGAAAGCCTTTTGCAG GTGGATATTACCATGGAAAGATCAAATTTCTTCCAGATTATCCATTCAAACTACCTGGAATCAGGTGATGCTTCTTGCTGCTGTACTAttattttattagtgttcatttcAGTTATGTGGTTTATTGTTATATTACCTAAGCATATGCTTTTGGTCATATATAGCATGATTACACATAATGGACGGTTCATAACAGAAAAAAATATCTACTATTCTCTATGTGACT TTTGTCCTGAAAGATGGAATCCTATGTGTTGGGTATCACG TGAAACATTCAAAAAAATGTCCTAG